DNA sequence from the Halanaerobiales bacterium genome:
CCTAGAACAGAACATTATTATGCAGATGCATATTGTTCCTGGCAGAGAGGGAGTAACGAGAATTTAAACAAGATGATAAGAAGATTTATACCTAAAGGAGAAAGTATAAAAAAATATAGTAGAAAAGCAATCAAAAAGATTCAAAGATGGATGAATAACTATCCTAGAAAGATGTTTGATTTCAAATCCGCTAAAGAAATATTTCAAATGGAATTGAAAGTAGCTTAACATTATATATGCAGGCAATGTTTAGATGAAATTTTTTTCTCCTCTTTTAAAAGGGGAGAAACTACAAAACTAAACATATAAGGTATAGATCTAAAAAACCGTGCATTTAACCTTGCAATACACAAAATAAGAAAATATAGTAATAATATTGATAAAATATAGTTATTATGGTACCATCAAATTGGTGAGGAAATATAAACTGTTGTGGTGCAGAGTTGATAAACTCTGTTTTAAGTGAAAATGTGGGGCTATAGCTCAGTAGGATAGAGCGACAGATTCCTAATCTGTAGGTCTTGGGTTCGAATCCCGATAGCCCCACCATTTTTTATTTGTTAGCTCATTTATACGATCTTGACCGATAAGATTTTTGGCCATTTTCAGCAGGATCTGTCGGTCAGTTTTAATAATATATTAGATAGATTGAGTAACAGACCTCTGCTAGAAAAACTAATGCAGGGTTTTTTTTATGTCTAAAGAAATTAAAATGTGTAAAGAATCAGATTCTGTTGTTCTCGATCAAGCTTTTAAGGAGTTCAAGCAATATTCAAAAGTTATAAATTTATTCTATTTTTAAATCATAAAATTGAAATATGTTTATTATTATTTAAAAAAAGGAATTAATTAAAATTTAGTTAAATATTAAATTAAGGAGCAGAATATTATATGAAATAGCATTGATATAAATTTGAAAGGAGGTAAATTAATGAATTCCTTTATTCTAGTAATACCAATTATTTTTATTCGTTATATCCTTATAAGAATTATAAGTGATGAAGAAGCTATAGAAAGAGCAGGTTTTTTTCCTCCAACAGAAGGGAAAGAACAAGTTGCTTTTTATGTCTATCAAATTACAACACTTATTTTACTAATATATTTATTTTTTTCAAACATTAAATTTAATATTGTTTTAAGTTATGTGGGTTTAATTGTATTTATAATAGGAATGTTATTATATATTAAATCAATTATAGATTTTTCAAAACCTCAAGAAAGTGGAATAAATAATAATGGGCTATATAAATATTCGCGTAATCCTATGTACGTAGCTTTCTTTTTATATTTTTTGGGTTGTAGCTTTTTAATAAATTCACTTTTTTATTTTATAATATTACTTATATTTCAAATTTCAGTTCATTATCTTATATTATCAGAAGAAAGATGGTGTATTAAAGAGTTTGGAGTAGAATACCAAAAGTATATGAAGAAAGTTAGACGTTATATTTAAATTGGAGACTCTGGATAGGTTATAATAAATTTTACTTTCAAACCAGGTGCATTTAATTTCGCATCTGGTTTTAGATTTATAAATAAAAGGTTTAATGGATTTTTCCTATAATTAATAGTTAAGAACTAAAAAGAATTTTAATTTATCGGGGAGGTTTTTATGACCAAATTAAATAAGGCATTATTTGGAGATGAGTTTAATAAATCATATATTATATTAGCAGGAATAATATTATTATTAATTATTTTAAGTTTTAAAAATTTTTTGTTATTTCATTCATTGATTGAATTATCTAGTATTATAATATCATTTATTATATTTATAATAGCTATCTATACTCATGAAAAAAGCAAAAATTATTTTTTGGTTTTTTTAGGAATTACATTGGGATTTGTAGGACTTCTTGATTTATTGCACACCTTGGTTTATGAGGGTATGGGAGTTTTTCCTAATCTTGGAGCTAATCTCCCTACTCAATTATGGATTATAGCTAGATATATAGAGAGTGGTGGTTTTGTTTTAGCTCTTTGGTCAATTAAATATAATAAGAGTTATAATATAAAAAAACTAATTTATATATTTTTATCTTTGTTATTTATTATATTTCTATCTTTATATTTTAATATATTTCCCAAGGCTTTTGTTGAAGGTAGTGGACTTACTGGTTTTAAGATTATAAGTGAATATATAATCTCTTTAATTCTTGTTTATAGTTTATATTTGTTAAATCAAAATAAAGATTATTTTGAAAAAGATGTCTATAAGATAGTATTTTTTTCAATAATAATGACTATTTTTTCTGAGATATCTTTTACATTTTATGTTAATGTTTATGGTATTTCTAATATTACTGGTCATGTATTTAAATTATTATCTGTTATTTTAGTTTTTAAAGCTATTATAGATACAGGTTTTAAAAGGCCCTATGATTTACTATATCGTCAATTAAAACTTCAAAAAGAAGAAATTGAAAAATTATCTTTTACTGATCAATTAACTGGTCTTTATAATCGTAGATTTTTTGAGGAAGAAATGAAAAGATTGGATACAGAAAGACAACTTCCCTTAAGTTTTATTATGGCTGATCTTAATGGTTTAAAAATCATTAATGATAGTTATGGACACGAGAAAGGTGATGAAATACTAATTCAAGCAGCTAAAATTTTAAAAGAATCACTTCGTGAAGAAGATATATTGGCAAGACAAGGGGGAGATGAGTTCGCTGTTTTGCTTCCAAATACTACAAAAAAAGATACAGAAAAAATTGAAAAAAGAATAAAAGAAAAATGCAAAAAGACTCAAAATAACATGATACCAATTTCTATTGCTCTTGGTATAGCAACTAAAGAAAAATTAAATCAGGATATTGAAGATGTATTTAAAAAAGCTGATGATAAAATGTATAAAAATAAATTAGCTGAAAGTAGAAGTAGTAAGAGTAATATAGTTGAGGGATTAATAAATGTTTTAAATTCAAAAAGTAATGAAACAAAGGAACATTCTGTTAGAATGACAAAGTTAGGTTTTAAGTTTGGGCAGAAATTAAAACTTTCAAATTCAGATCAAAATAGACTTTCTATTTTGACAACTTTGCATGATATAGGTAAAATAAATATTAATGAGAAGATTCTTAAAAAGAAAGGTAGTTTAAAAGATAAAGAGTGGGAAAGCATAAAAAAACATTCGGAATATGGTTATAAAATAGCTAAATCTTCTGAAGAATTTGCAGCAGTAGCTAAAGATATTTTAGCTCATCATGAAAAATGGGATGGAAATGGATATCCAAAAGGAAGTGAAGGTGAAGATATACCTTATTTAGCAAGAATTATTTCAATTATAGATGCTTATGATGTAATGACAAATAATAGACCTTATAGTAAAGCAATATCAAAAGAAGAAGCTTTAACTGAGATCAAAAATTGTGCTGGTAGTCAGTTTGATCCTGAGTTAGCTAAAGAGTTTATAGAACTTAAAACTACTAATTGAAAATCTCCTTAATTCATATTTTAGTTTAAATTTATTATAAGGAGGATCTCTAATTTGAAAGATAATAAAAAGCATAAAAATTTAAAAAGAATTGAAAATATAAATAAAAATTATAAAAAAATAAAGATGAAATTAAATCTATGTTTAAAAAAGATAAGAAACGATAATAAAATTGAAAGGGGGTAAAAAAAATACTGGATGGATTTCCACGAAGTAAAAAACAAATTAAGGATTTAGAAAAAATATTATAAAGTATAGAAGATGAAATTAATTTAATAATTTACTTAAAGGTAAAAGAATAAAAACTCATAACCCGTCTAACAGGTCGAAGAATCTGTATGGTTGATGGTTCGATTTATCATACTAAATATAATCCACCCCAGAAAAAAGGCAAATGTGATAAATGTGGATCTAATTTATACAAAGATGCATGCTGGGAAAGAATTGTAAATATTTTATCAATCAGTCTTCATTTGCTCCTCAAGGTTGGATATTTGGACTAGTCTGGATGTTAAATAAATATTCATAAACATTTATTAATAATAAAAGGAGTTGCCTAAAATGACTGGACATTCAAATGATATTTTTAATAATATAAATGATATAGTCTGGTCTGTTTCCTGGCCGGATTTAAAAGTGAAATTTGTTAGTAAAGCAGTCAAAGATATCACCGGTTATTCAAGAGAAAAAATACAAAAAAATCTTATTCCCATTAAAAGAATTACCCATCCTGAAGATAAAAAAATACATGATAGGGCACTTAAGCAATTAAAAGAAAATGGTTATGAAGAAAGAGAATTTAGAATAATATCTAAAGAGGGTAACATTAAATGGATTCATGACCGGGGAGAAATGATTTATAATAAAAATAATGAACCTATAAGAGCAGAAGGAATAATGAGAGATATAACAGAAAGAAAAGAACAAAGAAAAGAGCTTGAAATGATGGATTTTACTCTTGACAAATCAAGTATGTTGATTTTTAGAACTACTCCTGAAGGAATAATAGATTATGTTAATGAAACTGTATTAAACAAACTAAATTATGATGAAAACAATCTTATTGGCAAACATGTAAAAAAAATATTAAAAAAATATAATTATGTAGATAGAATAAAATTTTGGGAAAAAATAAAAAATTCTATTTCTATGACTTATGAAAGAGAATTTATTACTAAAAAAGGTAATAAAATACCTGTTGAAATGACAAGTCAATATTTTAAATATGAAGATAGAGAATATGAGTTTGCTTTTGCAAAAGATATAACGGAAAGAAAAAAATTAGAAAAAAATCTTAAGGAAAAAAATGAATTATTTAATAGTGTTTTAGAAAGTATCCAGGATGGGATTAGTGTATTAAGTTCTGATTTAACAATCAATTATATAAATTCTACTATGAAAGAATGGTATAAAAGCAATTTACCTCTTAAAGGAAAAAAATGTTTTAAAGCCTATTATAATGAAAAAGATAAATGTAAAAATTGTCCTGTTTTAAAAACTTTAGAAACTGGTAAAATGGAACGTCAAATAAAAAAACAACCGGAGGAATTTGAATTAGATTATATTGAAATTTTCAGTTATCCTATTTGGGATGAAAACGAAGAAAATATGACTGGTGTAGTTGAATTTGTAAGAGATATATCAGATAGATTAAAACAAAGAGAAAAACTTGAAATGATGAATTTTACTGTTAATAAATCAAACTTGTTGATTTTTAGGGTAAAATCTGATGGAATAATTGAATATGTTAATGATACAGTTTTGGATAAGTTAGAATATAAAAGAGAAGATCTTGTTGGAAATAATACAAAAAAAATAGTAAAAGCAAAAGATAATTATATTGAGAGGGAAAAATTTTGGAATAGAATTAAAGAATCTAAAGCAATAACTTATGAAAGAAAATTTATAACTAAAAGTGGAAATAAATTTCCAGTAGAAATTACCAGTCAATATTATAATTATGAAGATAAAGAATATGAATTTGTTTTTGCTAAAGATATTACCAAAAGAAAAGAGCAGGAAAAAAAGATAAAAGAACAAAAGGCATATTTTGAACAGCTCTTTAATAATTCTACAGAAGCTATAGTTCTTTTAGATAATAACCATCGAGTAATAAAAACAAATAAAAAATTTGAATCTTTATTTGGATTTAAACAATCAGAATTAAAAAATAAAAATCTAGATAATTATATTTTACCTGAAAACTTAATAGATGAAGGTAAAAATTATACCAAAAGAGCTAAACAGGGTGAAAAAATTGCAAAAGAGAGTATAAGAAAAACTAAGAATGGCCAGAAAATCAATGTCTATTTACAGGGCTTTCCTATTAAATTGGCAAATGGACATATTGGTATTTATGCTATTTATAGAGATATAACTGAAAGGAAAAAAAGAGAGGAAAAAATAGAATATTTGTCATATAAAGATCAATTAACTGATTTATATAATAGAAGATTTTTTGAAGAAGAAATGAAAAGATTAGATACTCAACGTAAATTACCTATTAGCATTATTATGGCGGATTTAAATGGTTTAAAAATCATTAATGATAGTTATGGGCATGAAAAAGGTGATGAGATATTAAAAAGAACTGCTAAAATACTAAAAAATTCTATAAGAAAGGAAGATGTTTTAGCTCGTCAGGGTGGAGATGAATTTGCTATTTTACTTCCTCAAACCCAAAAAGATGAAGCTCAGGAAGTAATTAACAGAATTAAAAGAAAAACTGATAAAACAAGAGATGAAGTTATCCCTATTTCAATTGCTTTAGGTGTTGCTACAAAAGAAAATAAGGAACAGAATATAGATAATATTTTAAAAAAAGCTGATGATAATATGTATCAAAATAAACTTTCAGAAAGCAGAAGTAGTAAAAGTAATATTGTTCAGGGATTATTAAATACTCTAAGTGCTAAAAGTCCTGAAACCAAAGAACATACGAAAAGAATGGCTGAATTATCCAAAAAGTTAGGTAATAAATTAAAACTTTCTAACTCGGAGTTGAATAAATTATCTTTACTTGCTACTTTACATGACATAGGTAAAACTACAATTTCTGAAAAAATATTAAATAAATCAGAAAATCTATCAAAAGAAGAATGGAAAATATTAAAAGAACATTCTGAAACTGGATATAAAATTGCAACTGCATCTAATGAATTTTCTGTAGTTGCAGAAGAAATATTATCACATCATGAAAATTGGGATGGAAGCGGATATCCTCGAGGAATTAAGGGAGAGAATATTCCTTATTTAGCCAGAATAATATCAATTATAGATGCTTATGATGTAATGACAACTAATAAACCTTATAGTAAAGCAATCTCCAAAAAAGCAGCATTAAATGAAATAAAAGAATGTGCAGGAAGTCAATTTGATCCTGAACTAGCTCAAAAATTTATAGAATTAAAAAAATAAAATAATTTTAAAGGTTTTTTATAACTTATGACCAATTATAATAATACAATTAACTTCTCGTAAATTCTTTTAGAGGAGGTGGTTAAAGTGTATCTAAAAAAATGGTCATTTAAAATATTATTTGTATTCCTTATTTTGCTATGTGTTAATTCTTCTGTCTTTGCTCAGGAAAATTTTGAAAATTTAAAAATACCAACAGAAATTAAAGATTTAGTGGCTAATTTTTCAATGATTGATTATAATATTATATCATTTGAAAATGATGAAAAAACCAGTGATATTTATTTGAAATATAACTATCTTGGCAAAGAAGAAATCAATGGAATTAAAACAGATAAAATTTCTATAGAAATTGTTGAAAGAGAACATGATAACATTCCTTCAAAATTATATTTTTGGTTTGATGAAAATAATATCAAGCAATTGCAGATTGAAGAAGAAATAATACCAGAAAGTATGGCTA
Encoded proteins:
- a CDS encoding IS30 family transposase, which produces KEIIEKIPDKTQESVIKGLDRIERRIGVKKFRKLFKTITTDNDREFYDYEGIETSFTGSNIPRTEHYYADAYCSWQRGSNENLNKMIRRFIPKGESIKKYSRKAIKKIQRWMNNYPRKMFDFKSAKEIFQMELKVA
- a CDS encoding isoprenylcysteine carboxylmethyltransferase family protein, which produces MNSFILVIPIIFIRYILIRIISDEEAIERAGFFPPTEGKEQVAFYVYQITTLILLIYLFFSNIKFNIVLSYVGLIVFIIGMLLYIKSIIDFSKPQESGINNNGLYKYSRNPMYVAFFLYFLGCSFLINSLFYFIILLIFQISVHYLILSEERWCIKEFGVEYQKYMKKVRRYI
- a CDS encoding MASE3 domain-containing protein yields the protein MTKLNKALFGDEFNKSYIILAGIILLLIILSFKNFLLFHSLIELSSIIISFIIFIIAIYTHEKSKNYFLVFLGITLGFVGLLDLLHTLVYEGMGVFPNLGANLPTQLWIIARYIESGGFVLALWSIKYNKSYNIKKLIYIFLSLLFIIFLSLYFNIFPKAFVEGSGLTGFKIISEYIISLILVYSLYLLNQNKDYFEKDVYKIVFFSIIMTIFSEISFTFYVNVYGISNITGHVFKLLSVILVFKAIIDTGFKRPYDLLYRQLKLQKEEIEKLSFTDQLTGLYNRRFFEEEMKRLDTERQLPLSFIMADLNGLKIINDSYGHEKGDEILIQAAKILKESLREEDILARQGGDEFAVLLPNTTKKDTEKIEKRIKEKCKKTQNNMIPISIALGIATKEKLNQDIEDVFKKADDKMYKNKLAESRSSKSNIVEGLINVLNSKSNETKEHSVRMTKLGFKFGQKLKLSNSDQNRLSILTTLHDIGKININEKILKKKGSLKDKEWESIKKHSEYGYKIAKSSEEFAAVAKDILAHHEKWDGNGYPKGSEGEDIPYLARIISIIDAYDVMTNNRPYSKAISKEEALTEIKNCAGSQFDPELAKEFIELKTTN
- a CDS encoding PAS domain S-box protein → MTGHSNDIFNNINDIVWSVSWPDLKVKFVSKAVKDITGYSREKIQKNLIPIKRITHPEDKKIHDRALKQLKENGYEEREFRIISKEGNIKWIHDRGEMIYNKNNEPIRAEGIMRDITERKEQRKELEMMDFTLDKSSMLIFRTTPEGIIDYVNETVLNKLNYDENNLIGKHVKKILKKYNYVDRIKFWEKIKNSISMTYEREFITKKGNKIPVEMTSQYFKYEDREYEFAFAKDITERKKLEKNLKEKNELFNSVLESIQDGISVLSSDLTINYINSTMKEWYKSNLPLKGKKCFKAYYNEKDKCKNCPVLKTLETGKMERQIKKQPEEFELDYIEIFSYPIWDENEENMTGVVEFVRDISDRLKQREKLEMMNFTVNKSNLLIFRVKSDGIIEYVNDTVLDKLEYKREDLVGNNTKKIVKAKDNYIEREKFWNRIKESKAITYERKFITKSGNKFPVEITSQYYNYEDKEYEFVFAKDITKRKEQEKKIKEQKAYFEQLFNNSTEAIVLLDNNHRVIKTNKKFESLFGFKQSELKNKNLDNYILPENLIDEGKNYTKRAKQGEKIAKESIRKTKNGQKINVYLQGFPIKLANGHIGIYAIYRDITERKKREEKIEYLSYKDQLTDLYNRRFFEEEMKRLDTQRKLPISIIMADLNGLKIINDSYGHEKGDEILKRTAKILKNSIRKEDVLARQGGDEFAILLPQTQKDEAQEVINRIKRKTDKTRDEVIPISIALGVATKENKEQNIDNILKKADDNMYQNKLSESRSSKSNIVQGLLNTLSAKSPETKEHTKRMAELSKKLGNKLKLSNSELNKLSLLATLHDIGKTTISEKILNKSENLSKEEWKILKEHSETGYKIATASNEFSVVAEEILSHHENWDGSGYPRGIKGENIPYLARIISIIDAYDVMTTNKPYSKAISKKAALNEIKECAGSQFDPELAQKFIELKK